The sequence AAAGTATATATTGTAAGACCGCTAACTATTGTTTTAGTCCCTTGGTGTAGTGGCAATCATGTGAGACTCTGGATCTCGCGACAGCGGTTCGACTCCGCTAGGGACTATCATTTTAATGTTCATAACTCCTTTTAATTCAGTGTTATCACTAAATCATCATCTCAAATCCAGAATTATCACCAGATGATGCTGTGAACTATTAAGCCATAGTTACGGTGGCCTTTAGTTACAGCATATAATGAATTATTACAAAGATATAAATGAACAGTTGAACAATTTTAAAAATGTAAAAGTCTTTAAACGTAGGAGATTCTTTAATAAAAATGTAAAAGTCTTTTCATCCAACGAATGTAGCTAGTGAATTAATGGGGGTTTTTCATGAAAGATGAAGATATGTGTGATGTTCACTGTATCCACCAGGATTCTGTAAGAGAAGTCAGATCACTGATGCTGGATGATGAAACATTCAATTCCCTTTCTGATAACTTCAAAGTACTCAGTGACCCCACCCGATTGAAAATTCTCTACGCCCTCATGCTGAAAGAGATATGCGTTTGTGACCTGGCTGCAGTTCTGGAAATGACTGATTCTGCAGTATCACACCAACTCCGGTTACTGAGGAATAGGAACCTGGTCAAATTCCGCAAAAAAGGTAAAATGGCTTATTATTCCATTTCTGACCATAAAATTGTGGATATGTTAAAAATGGAAACAGAAATTTCCGATTAATATTATAAATAGATTATACAAACCAATTATTAAGAGATATAAACCCATTATTAAGAGATCATAACATAAAAACAATTGTCGTACCTTTAAGAAATTTAGATTTTTGAATGACTTTTTAAACTAGCCCTTGGTGAAGATAAATTAGTGCAAAATTGTTAATAAACATAAATTATTATATATTATATCAATCTAGTTGAATTAGATAGTTTTTAAAAAAATTTAATTGATTACCTGACAGGATAATAAATACTTGATAAACCGGGGCTCAAATTGGGGAAATATCAAGGTAAATCAAGGTAGATAATACAGAGGGAAATAAAATATTCCCACGTTAAAGAGGTAAGTTTAATGAGATGGTCATTAGTTATATTGGCAGTTTTACTGCTGATAGTAGGTTATGCGTATGTTTCGACCCTAAACGGTCCAATCACCCCTGAAGGTAGGCTGGCCTTTGTAAAGGTTGCCAATCCCGACATGTACCCCGGACACCTTCACTCCCAGTTACTGGCTAAATTTGCCAATGAAAGTGGTTCAAAATCCATTCTAGTGGTTCACTTTGCTGGTGATTCAAATTATAGGTGTTATAAAGAAGGAAATGTGGAGATACTGGAGTTGGCCTTTGTGGACACCCAGGGTACTGGTGCAGCCGGTGATACCAATTACTGGGATTCCCTTAAAATAGCACTGTTCGGTGTTCCTGACGGTAGATACCAGTACAAGACAGACGGAAAGATTTTCACCAACCTGGATGATGCCCTGAACTATCTGTACGGTATTGCTGAGAAAAATGGACAGGAAGGTCCCATACCCATGTACTGGCACGGAACTGCCCGTAAAGATAATCCCATGTTTGCCCAGGGATGCGGATTCCCGTTGTTCTTTGATATTGTACGGAAGCAATACGGTATCATACCGGCCTTCGTGTACACCTTAAGGGGAATGATCATGCCCTACTTCACAGACCCCTACGCCAACTTTGAATTACAGCACGCCACCGAACTCCAGAACTACTACCAGGAAGGTATGATAAACTTCCGATAAATCCAGTTTAGGGGAATTTTTCCCTTAACTCTCTATTTTATTAATTTTTAAAAAAAAATATCTAATTATCCACGGACAACTACTTTCTCCTTTCCACTGTTTCATTTTTCTCTAATTCTTCAAAGATGAAACGGGGACGGCAACCGTAATTTGAAATGCACTCCATTATCTCTTCATCTTCCACCTGGGGGAAGTTATTTTTGACTATCTGTATTATCTCTTCTGGAGAGTAGGATATGCGGATAATTTCAAAGAAAATGTTTAATAGGAAGACCAGGATATCAGAAAGAAAGCTGAAGTCAGTCAGAAGGTCATATTTAACCCCCCGAAACTTGATCATGAAGGCGGTCTGAATAACCACGTTAACCTTCTCCAGGTCCTGGCGATGCTTCAGGTACTCCCTAAAAACTTTAATATAAAAAGGAAACGCTTTGATTCCATTATTTTCCGTCCACAGGCTTAATCCGAATCTATTTTCATCAATAAATTCTGAATCCAGGAGTTTATCGGCCAGTAATACCCCATCATATTCTGCTACCTTCTGGTAAATCTCTTCATTGGTTTCAACACCCAGATCCTGTCTCAGGGTTTTGAAAAATTCACAGAAAACTTCAGAGGAACTCATTTCCATTTTATCCAGGAACAGGGTGGGATCGTATATATTTAGATCCAGAATACGCAGGGCAGAATAGATGTTGGCGGATTTGCCAGTACCGGGAGTGCCAATAATAAGTACAAACTTTCCTTTCTGATTTTTCAGGCTGCGGAACATGCGATATATTTTCCGAAAGGATCTGGTGAACACGAAGTCATGGTTATCCCCTTCAGACTGTACCCGATATTCTACCATGATTGTTTTATTGTAGATTCATTAATATAAATCTATGACCCCTGATCTGGCTCCAGAGAAATGATAGATTACAGATAGGGGAGTATAATGGTATTAAAGAAATATCGTGAAAAAAGCTCTAATTAGTTTATCCCTATAAATTGAATTTTTTCTCTGAATCTCACCAAAAACCTTCAAATCCCTAAATCTCCATTCAATACTCAATTATTATAATAAGCTGATCAATCCTTTAAGAACCTATCAACGGCAATTGGATTCTTATCATCTAATAATTCGGATTATGTTCAGATAAAGATGATCCTGGTAAATTAAAAAAAGGATTAATGTATTCTATGGCAAAGGAAATATTTCCACTCACAATCAATATTAGCGCATATACTGTCGAATATTTCATTTTTACAATTAATACAATAGCTAAATAGAGAATTAGTCTAATTTTGTATGTAATAACTATTATTAAACCTTTTGTCTCGACGTTTATTTATAAAAGTATATATTACCATATTAAAAATGGATATTCATGGATATCAACTGTAGATTTAATTTTAGCTAATTTAATCCATTTAATCTGAATTAGATCAAATAATCAAGCAGTGAATGTTCATCTATAAGCATATCCAGCACACTAACAGATTATGAGGATTACTGGGGGTGGGAGTGATAAAATGTTGAATCGAGTACTGAAAGACTTGGGTAGAATTCAAGGAGTAAATGGATCACTGATAGTGGGAAAAGACGGTTTAATTATAGAAAGAGATGTTTCACCAGATATAGATTCTGAACTGGTAGGGGCCATGTCTTCCGCTGTTTTTGGAACAGCAGAACGATCTTCCGAAGAAATGAAAC comes from Methanobacterium formicicum and encodes:
- a CDS encoding roadblock/LC7 domain-containing protein, with translation MLNRVLKDLGRIQGVNGSLIVGKDGLIIERDVSPDIDSELVGAMSSAVFGTAERSSEEMKHEKLQQVMIEGNKGKTLMIDSGEAILAVITDTDINLGLIRLEMKRSSNRIVEII
- a CDS encoding ArsR/SmtB family transcription factor, which gives rise to MKDEDMCDVHCIHQDSVREVRSLMLDDETFNSLSDNFKVLSDPTRLKILYALMLKEICVCDLAAVLEMTDSAVSHQLRLLRNRNLVKFRKKGKMAYYSISDHKIVDMLKMETEISD